Part of the Liberibacter crescens BT-1 genome is shown below.
TCATTATTGATCTTATCATAGGATCCTGCCTAAATAGATCTTTGAGGGAAGATTAAAAGCTACTTAATAGCTAAGATAGAATTTCCTAAGCTAATTTAAGCGAGGTATTTTTTTCATACCCAAAAATATGATGGTGCTACTTTTTGTTTTAGAGAAAAAATATTGTCTGATATCAGAATAGGATATAAATTATGATTATTGTTTAAGCCTGAACCAGAAACATATCTAGATATTTTTAAAATAAAAGTCATAGTACCTAGTGGTGTAAAAAGAGACATAAGTAGTAGCAATTTTTACTATGGAAGGCAGAAAGAGATGCAATTAAGAGAAATATCTACTTATGCTCAAGATAATGAGGTAAAAATAATAAAAGAAACACGGCCTCAGGATAATGTAATGGAAACATTGGACATGAGGTATAGCTTATTATTTGAGCGTGTGGCATTACGCCTAAAGAATCATGTTGGTTCTGATGTGTATGCCAGTTGGTTTCAAAGGCTAAAATTTCATTCAATACTAAATAATGTAATTCATCTCTCCGTTCCGACTACTTTTCTAAAAGCGTGGATCAAAAATCGCTATCTTGAAATTATAACAAAGCTTTTTCAAGAAGAAGACAAAACAATATTAAAAGTTGATGTTGTTGTAAGAACTGCAACTCGTTTTTCATCTGAAAAACCATCTCTTCCTGTGTCTTCACAATCTTACTCTCCTTTAAAACCAATATCTTCTAATGTCATTACTTCTACTTTAAATCCTAAAACTGTTAGCCCCTTATTTGGATCACCACTTGACACTCGTTTTACATTTTCGTCATTCATAGAGGGATCTTCAAATCGTGTAGCGCTTGCTGCAGCTCGTACAATTGCAGAGATGGGAGCTAAAAGCACAGTTCGATTTAATCCCCTGTTTATCCATGCTTCAGTTGGCCTTGGGAAAACACATCTTTTACAAGCTATTGCAAATGAAGCTATCGAAAACAAAGATGGTCTTCGAATAGTCTATTTAACTGCTGAATATTTCATGTGGCGCTTTGCTACCGCTATTCGAGATAATTGTGCACTCAATTTAAAAGATTCTTTACGTAATATTGATCTTCTGATGATTGATGATATGCAATTCCTACAAGGCAA
Proteins encoded:
- the dnaA gene encoding chromosomal replication initiator protein DnaA, producing MQLREISTYAQDNEVKIIKETRPQDNVMETLDMRYSLLFERVALRLKNHVGSDVYASWFQRLKFHSILNNVIHLSVPTTFLKAWIKNRYLEIITKLFQEEDKTILKVDVVVRTATRFSSEKPSLPVSSQSYSPLKPISSNVITSTLNPKTVSPLFGSPLDTRFTFSSFIEGSSNRVALAAARTIAEMGAKSTVRFNPLFIHASVGLGKTHLLQAIANEAIENKDGLRIVYLTAEYFMWRFATAIRDNCALNLKDSLRNIDLLMIDDMQFLQGKLIQHEFCHLLNALLDSAKTVVVAADRPPSELESLDPRVRSRLQGGVSLELGSHDYDIRLAILKNRLKNSQIGDTSLNIPEEILVHVARSITSSGRELDGAFNQLVFRHSFEPLLTIDLVDEILTHLIKSSEPRRIRIEDIQRLVSRHYNVSRQDLLSSRRTRVVVKPRQIAMYLSKIMTTRSFPEIGRRFGDRDHTTVLHAVRKVETMLETDTKLLKEIELLKRLIAE